TCCTGAATACTTGTTTCTGATAAATTCTTAGTATCCACGATTTTAGTCCGAGTAACACCAGCAAAACCACCTGTTCTTTCCATGGAGATTTTCATTCTAGATTCTCCCAGTCAACATTTATCAGATATTCAGAGATTGAAAGTTAGATGATTTTGTCTAACTCCCAAGGTTATATTGGTACATGATGGGATATTGATAATGGGATAATAAAGTAAAAAATTCCCTATTACCCATTACCTATTAATCATCTATAAACATCAAGTAATTACACCAACTTTTTGCCAAGCATTGCGAACAGCTTTTTGTTCATGACTTTCTTCTCCATAAAGCTCTCCAGCAACCTTAATTATCAAATTTGCTGCTTGCTGGAAATCATTGCGGGAACGTAGGCGATCGCACAAAGCAACGTACCATATTTTACCAGTCTTCTCCCAAGCATAGCCGCCTATTTCCATGGCTGCCAGATAGAATGCATAGTTGGGAATACCAGAGTTAATATGTACCCCACCATTATCTTGAACACCGGAAAACTTATCTTTCATATGTGCTGGTTGAGGATCTTTGCCTAATACTGGATCATCATAGGCTGTTCCTGGTGCTTTCATAGAGCGAATTCCCAAACCCTTGACATTGGGAGTAAATAAACCTTCACCGATAATCCAGTCTGCTTCCTCTACTGTCTGATTTTTTACCCGTTGTTTTACCAAGGAGCCAAAAATATCAGACATCGACTCGTTTAATGCTCCAGGTTCACCAAAATAAATTAAACCTGCTTCGTACTGAGTCACTCCGTGGGTTAACTCATGTCCGATCACATCAATCGATTTAGTAAAACGTTGGAATAAT
The Calothrix sp. 336/3 DNA segment above includes these coding regions:
- a CDS encoding M4 family metallopeptidase, with amino-acid sequence MAGKKNNHDGFDCEHDHQHSRCPICCIVPPHMLENIVVNGNVEQRRWAFHTLNMSAQFRGRRDIIGGINFAPSPGEKRRTIYDAKNSQNLPGEIVRAEGDPPSTDEAINEAYDSAGATYDLYYEIFERNSIDDKGLRLDSTVHYGVKYDNAFWNGDQMVYGDGDGELFQRFTKSIDVIGHELTHGVTQYEAGLIYFGEPGALNESMSDIFGSLVKQRVKNQTVEEADWIIGEGLFTPNVKGLGIRSMKAPGTAYDDPVLGKDPQPAHMKDKFSGVQDNGGVHINSGIPNYAFYLAAMEIGGYAWEKTGKIWYVALCDRLRSRNDFQQAANLIIKVAGELYGEESHEQKAVRNAWQKVGVIT